One segment of Solanum lycopersicum chromosome 1, SLM_r2.1 DNA contains the following:
- the LOC138341930 gene encoding uncharacterized protein: MEGEQVLLKVSPMKGVMRFGKTGKLSSRYIGPFEVLKRVGEVAYELALPPGLSRVHTVFHVSMLKRYHGDGNYIIRWDSVFLDENLSYEEEPVAILDREVRKLR; encoded by the coding sequence atggagggtgaacaagtcttgttgaaagtttcaccaatgaaaggggtgatgcggtttggtaaaacgGGTAAACTAAGttcaaggtacattggaccatttgaagtacttaagcgagtaggggaggtggcttatgagttagcattgcctccagggctgtccagaGTACAtacggtattccatgtgtcgatgttgaaaagataccatggggatggaaactacattatccgttgggattcagtttttcttgatgagaacttgtcttatgaggaggagcctgttgctattttagatagagaagttcgcaagttgaggtaa